Below is a window of Perca fluviatilis chromosome 14, GENO_Pfluv_1.0, whole genome shotgun sequence DNA.
AGTATGTTTTTGAGTTGTTAAAGAGTCCAGAGTCtccaggggcctcatgtataaacgttGGCGTACGCATAAAAAGCTTGTGTATGCTGGTTTTCACACACagtgtaatttataaaaaataacttgAGAATGTGCGGGCCATCACGGAAAgtcttttctggctctgtaaagtGGTGAATTCTAACTGAAAATGTCCAAAAGTCACCAAACATAAGATGAAGTTTCAACTTCAGTTACTGTCATGTCTATTATGTTGACTatgaaaaaacatatttcactGATACTCCATAAAAGGTGGATCCATTTATTCGGATaatgtttcacatctttcacacTACAAACTGTTTAATTTGCAGGGTACTTAACTTCTGTTAAACATGAATTAACGAAAAATCCACTcagaaaatactttcagtcatcctctgTATTTCCCATAGATGAAATATTTTACTCACAGTGCAACAAAAAGATCACTACGGAAAAATGCAGTAGTGTCTGTGAGTTTGTAGTTGCTGAGGttcagacatccatggcgcacaggaggcgtGAGACACGGATCCATCTCTCCAGGAACAAACACTGTGTCgggtgggcaaactcatgtgatgaGTAATTGATCCTGTGGATGATGTTTAAGTACACTCTGATTCATTGCTATTCACTTGGGTTAAAGAAAAATTTAAACCCCAACCCATGTCGGCTCTCGTTTCCAATGTAGACTGGGAGCCAGATCTGATCACCAACATCATGTTCACAAACCTTGTTTGGTTGTCTACTTACATTTTGCCATATAGTGTAGTTATTAACCCACacaactttttttctctttcagctaCAGTACAACAGCATAAGTTTCACAATTTTGCTTTCTCTGTCACCAACAGGAAATGGCCACAAAGAAAGTTGACGGAAAGATGAATTCTGATGTGGAAACATGAAAACACCAAGTCATATACATCTGAAAGGTGGTAACTTTCATCTCTGTATATAATTTTATTTGGAATCACCTAAATGAGTGAGACCTGTTGTGTGAATATCAAATCCAAATTGTTTTTGtggtgcattgaacagattgcaaaatgttttgttcaTAATGTGGTGGAAAATCCAGTGCTGcagctcagttttttttttataaagcattGCTTTTGTTGTATTACTACATAAGTTTTACAGAAAACACTTCATAATTAAGGCACAATATCATTTTCAATCTCAAAActcacaaaatgtcaaaactcAATTGGTATTAAGACTaagaaataaatcaatatatcaTAATCAAAATGTGTTTATGTTAAATGTCTTGTCCTCTGGAACAATAATACATATTGACAGTAGTCAattcactgtttttttcttgACACTAAATCAATTGTTTGTTATtctatgttttgtattgttttaattCCATTTATACTTTCAATGTAGAATTCCATACTCCATTTTCTGTCATAAAGAGATGACAGGATTTTCAAGAGTTCATATGCTGATGTACATTTTTGACAATATTTGCTTTGAGAAATATCATCTttctggttgttgttttttcctgttGGTTACAACGTCACAATctgaataaaacatattttgtatttacagaCTGATATTTGTATATTCTTTTGTATTATTCTTTTGCTAAATTAGTTGTGCTGAGAAATCtttcaaacatttttatatacGTTTTCTACTGAAATTAACAAATACAATTATTCTGTGTACTTTTCCTCAATTGCTTAAATACTAAACATTGTTTAAATAGTAAGTAAAACATTAATGGACTGAAGCTGCAGGTTATGAACATTATAATCACTgttctaaatttttttttttatgaaagctGATCATTCATCTCAGTgaatttttattcattttatgttAATGAAAGATTTGTAATCAAGTAAAATTTCCGGGCActtcacagaaaaacaaaatagaTGAAAATCTGAAAAGATAATCATAACTTTGTGTGGCTGgtatttttttctgctcttcTTTTATCTGTTAATCATCTCATGACCCCTTGTGGGGGGTGTCGACCCCAGGTTAGGAACCActggggcacgttcaatctcaaaaccATGTGCACCGTTTTCCTACGGTTTTTTGGTTAAACGACATGTTCGTTCAGAAAGGTGTAAAATAGTGTGCAATGGGCTTTGAGATATATGATCTCGtgtctctcgtttattggctttgtcacaggtgatacctaatcagcagagacgtgtatGTAAACTCGTCGGAATTAAAAGGCAAAGCGCTTGCGCATATAACAGGGTGTTCAACGCGGGGCTGAAGGTGGCCCTGGTCTACagtcatgctagcagctctgtgcggCTAAAAGTCAGCATGCTGGCAGCTACACTGCCGTACAAAGCCAAAACGCAGTAACTACatatttggtcaaaattgaGTTTAGAGTGGAAATGGGCTTTGTAACATCTCCTACGTCTTGTGACAAAAACTCCTGGTTCAACTGTATCCCGTTTCAGAGAAATCACTATCTCAAATTTGCAGTAACTACAAAATCCAAGCTAGTACCAAGGCAAACCGCAGTAAGTGAAGTTACTGCGTTCTGCCTTTGTTTACCCGACTTTGACTCGGTAGCTAGTACCAAGGCAAACCGCAGTAAGTGAAGTTACTGCGTTCTGCCTTTGTTTACCCGACTTTGACTCGGTAGATACTGCGGTCTGCCTCTGTAGCCACATTCAAATCTACCAATCTGTCCGCCTCGCACACAGCATCCTTATCACAGAGTCTGTTATATAGGAACGCCGTGCGCGAGGTGACACTGTGATACAGACCACCAACAAGCCAACATCATTAACCCAGAGAAACATGGCACAATCCCGAGGAAAACTTATAGTGTCTCTAGCTTTGAAATGCAAGTATCCAGACAGTGGTAAGGAACATGGTAAAAtatgaacacctaacctggcaAATAACACCTAAATCAATAAATTGCCGTCACTTGCTGAGGCAGCTAGCATATAAACCATTTTAGCTTACCTGCTCCCCTTGAAGGCAGTAACGTTAGCATCTATCCACTGTGGAAACGCTGTCATAACTGTTTTGTTTCTTGTTGTCTTCATTACTTAcgctattgtaatgtattttattagGTAATCTCTCAGTTGAAGCTTAAGAGGAAGTTGTAAAcatagagcttttattttgCCGGAAAAGGGAAGTGGAAAAAGCGTTGTATTTTCTGACCGTTGTCAGCATTTGAATTAAGTGAGACGTGCCgtctttgtgtctttattttagAGCCCAAACAGTGAGACAATATAAGAAACGGCTCGGTTACACtagtttcatttaattttatgaGTATTTTTTATATGGAGATAGGCTACgttctaaataatatttttaatatgtcAATATGTATTTCAGTTGTCAGagtaaaacatctttttttaatatctCGCAAAAATTTGACTGTGACACCGCGAAATGGACATATGCACACCGTCTCACGCAACAACACAATTTTTCATATAAAGTAAGGCAGCATACTGTGACTGTGCCTAACGCATCTGCTTTATAATGTTGTctagctgacacacacacacacacacacacacacacacacacacacacacacacacacacacacacacacacaacacacacactcttgttaTTCTGTTTGAGTTATGTTGTTAAATGTATATGAATTTTTAAGTGCCGTTTATAAGTAACCTTGgtatttaatgaattaattttcAATTAACATAaaatcaaacacaaaacaaaaaccagcATTTTGATTGTGTGTAAAATTATAAGGATGTTTTGGGGAAATAATGAGAATGACAATTTAATCATTTAAGACTAATGTAACAGGGACATTACGACAAAATACTATTCTTGAATACACTGGATGAAGGTTACTAACAAGCACTTTCAACACTCAACCTATAAACATccataaacaaaacataaaaccaattaaaacaaatgaaaatgtataaggaataaaaaaagaaagttggatTAACACATTTCAATTGTAGATACTGCACTCTGCCTTTGTAATAGTGTTTTAGTTGCTAGGCGTTACCAAAGGCAGAGTGCAGTATCTACATTTTTAGGGTCAAAGGTCATATCAATGGTCTTTTTTATGTATAACATTTTCCTTCCTGTAAAGGTATTACATAAAAGTATCAACATTATTGTACCTACAACATGTTTGGCTGGCCTGTATGAAAACTTTGAAgccatttttctcagtttcagtgTTGGCGTAGTTACTGCACtttgcctttgtagggcagtacagtatacccatgTTAACCATTCACAATTCTattacattgttgttgttttttcatttaattgtCAAGTTTTGAGTTTGTTCTGCTATGTTGGGAATAACTGAACAAAGATTTGGAGCAGGAACAGCAGATGTTTATGATACTATATCAAACTGTGAATGTGTTGTTTCTATAGAGGCTCCTGAACGCCTCTTCTACAGACATACATGTTGTCATGTGGTTTGtgtccaagggggtaagcttcgcttcagaactcaaacctccattttgatgctacaaagcgatcacctcacGGTAGcgttccattgactgccatttaTTTTGACGTCACCtggacagcgaataactttacatctgaagcgtttaaagactctatttgtccattgtttatttctaaagaaacacgacaatgtaaaggctccattaccttgtaccccacgttatggctccaacgttataaaaataggctaatgattgtgtcacaaagtagaggaattaccgtatagtacaggagaagctcgcatgcagtttcgacttacatgagctgtttaaaggtacaatatgtaacatttctgctttaaaatgtctaaaaatgaccatacctatgttatatatttttattcttacactatcccaaatgtttccaccaaatgtcaaacccagagaaatctgttattttattttcagacacggcacgtttcctttagtcgcccgtcagtggcgtcatataacctttcaccctccagttactctaacttccgtcagaacactggcaccaagatgatacgttcaggagtaattgtaaatcatacaatttcacagaaaaaaaaatacttgtaaccgcaatactgctttttttgccatacagcatcattttgtgattaattacatcccactttttatcacagtaatacaacagagaccttatctattttgtaagttcaatatcgataccagcttaacgttactacaatgtgctagctaacgttgatgctaaagctttgtgggtaacattatgaggttacaacatcgttcaacacgctaataaagttatttttagtatgactgtttcgaccacagctaacaggactgagctaacccacgaataacttcactagtaacgttaacgttagctgtatagatagacgattaatctaatgctaatttagccaaaGTAGCAcacccggtctgtctgcctcactcccccggcgcagagagactcagtcaggatgacagctgacaacagccccgggacatatagctagctagttaccgttagcccccagtcagctatcagccagctactttcattACAGCATCCCTCGgacagaacttatctccagtgcctggtgcttacgatgctaacggcagtttaattaaacgtcgggaaacagactatatcagacccagcaccgagtcacaacagcggccatccatagcggtagctagctagctacatctccgtagcgctaccggtgtatgtgccgaaaatctcctccctgccgaatttctccccccttcgcgtttagctgtctttacggttagctaaattaacacgacaaaaggtgggttaagcaccaaaacgaaaagttaagattttGTGAAGGtgaagtgaaggggagataattccggtcagctgggagatgttatgctgctgcacaaccggcATCGATCGTCCTGGCTCGCTATCGCGGAGATTtccccgacaatccccacccacacccgtctctcagcctcgtttagtagctagctagcgttacaacaaaccccgtccgccccggtgttgaaacaatccaaaaggtgacattgatatgtgaaatattttgtgttttagctgctggctactgttagcttgctggctcactagctaactggtcagctacaaataaaaatctaatcaagaaaaacgtaattatgttggggaaactgcagctattttattacaataacatgaataaacgtaGCGTGAATAcacttgaatgggtaaactcgtccgtgaactgatgcattctaaccggcagcgaaggtgtttaacactaaaaactcccataattccacgcaacttcccaacgtcataaaaaatccagttttaccgtccattgttttggttgagagacccctagcggcagaaagttacatattgtacgtttaagtttaattactaattatttaactagcattttagttagcaatagtTAGCCTGTGCATGAAGAGAAGTTTGACATCTTACAGTTAAACACCCAACTTAAACAAAggtcaaagtaaaaaaagataTTAAATATAGCAAAATCTTGATGAATTCTTTTTAAAGTGCATATTTTTCCCCTGCTAGATTCACAACATTCAAACTACCAATTTCCTTTACACTTTAGTGTAAGTTATTTTTGCGTGACTCTGACATTCCCAGAATGCAGCAgtcccaccagcagcagcagcagagccaccgtcaatATGGTGAACACAGTCCTTAAGATGAGGAGGACGTAAATGAAGTGATCCGAGGAGGGACAGGTCTCTCTGTGAGGTGCTGCAAACACAAGAGAACATATCTGCTTTAACACCATGGCAGTATGAACAGTATAACAGCTCGTCTATGAGGGCTTTCTGTAGACTCCTTAATCAGACTTAGAAACACTGTGGATGGTTGTGTTTCCTGTAGACCTGCTCCTGATGAGGCGGCCATCTTTATAGAAATCGGCTGGGAGGTTGAAAGTAGTCATCTTCTTTCTGCAGCTCAGAGTCACGTTGTTTCCTTCTTTCACATGAAAGACAGGACTCTCTAGGATCACAGAACCAGCTGGAAGACAAAGGTTATATAGATTTTTCTGAGAATATACATGTTCTCATCTGGTTTGTGTCTGAGGGCTCTTTCACACCTATATTTCTGTGGACGCGGTGCAATTCAGGGGTGAAATTGGTTTGTGTTCACACTTCACTTTGTCAAATgcaccaaacactgtaaacacataTCACGCGATTGATACAGTCACTTGTTAATTGACAGAATATCTGAAACTCACTGACCCTTCTGGTCTCtgaaataatggagcaacaccaCATTTATaaagtcttgggttttctgattctgctttagtgtttctaatattttagtaGAAGGGGAACAATgcgagcagctgacagacagcgagtgaaggagagagagatgatgatgatgatgatgtcacacggATGACCAGCGATGTGTGGTCAGGAAAGCATGGTTCAAAAATAAACTACACATGAAGAGGAAGTTGTCATCTACAAACTTGAGTTGTATTTCAGTCTGATACTCAGTCAGCAGGAAGATAGCATGGAGGTTACAGCTCTCTGCTTCAGACTGTGTGAGTACTGACTCATGTTTTCTTCTTTGATTCCACAGTTGCCATCCTATGTATCAAACCATTGTCTGATAATTAACTTTACTCCTTTGTTTATCCAGTGATGCTTGAATTCACTCTGCTGAACAGTTATACTCAGAAAATTGGTGAGTGACAAAGAAAACCCTAAAGATTCTctaagatgtaaaaaaaaatcctgcagTTTggtttaataatgtgttttgtgaaaggttcagtttaaaataataatgtgcATATGGCGAGTAAATACCAGAATGTATCTTGCAAAACAATTTAATATGTCACAAGGTAAAGACACAATGATTTTGATTAATGTTATATGacatatttttttgttctgaACGTTTCTTTTTGGACATAACAAAATGTTTCTTGGTTTCAGATGCAGCTTTTCTTTGTATCACTCCAAACAGACTGCAGCTCTCTCAATTTGACTCTGTTTCTTTTGACTGTGGGGGGTCTGATGGCTCAACTAAATTAAGAGGGATCAGGAACACTGAGGAATTTGTTCCAGAATGTGATATAAAGATGCCAACAGGGTCAACCTGCACCATTGAGAGACTCTATCCAGCAGACAGTGGAGAATACTGGTGTGAGACTGAAGGAGTGAGAAGCAACACGGTCAACATCTCTGTCACTGGTGTGTTTACATTTCTACTGTATATAAGTATTCGCTTGGAATCTGTAACATGATCTTAAACTGATATCAATTGTCCCATCTGACTCCCACAAAGTGAGCTAACCATTTTTGTTCTTCACAAAACCTTGGTTGTTCAGCTGGTTCAGTGATCCTGGAGAGTCCTGTCCTTCCTCTGATGGAGGGAGAAACCGTGACTCTGCGCTGCAGAAACAAGACCTCGTCCACCAACCTTCCAGCTGATTTCTATAAAGATGGCCGCCTCATGAAGAGCAGTTCTGGAGAAGAGATGACCATTAAGAATGTTTCCAAGTCTGATGAAGGACTCTACAAGTGCAGCATCTCTGGAGCTGGAGAATCACCAGAGAGCTGGCTGGCTGTCGGAGGTGAGATATTCATGTTTAAAGTTAGAGTACATAACTTTGCATTAGATCAATTATCTGCAGGGCTATCAATTGTTCTATTTTTAAGACCCTGCTACGGTTTCCTGGTTAAACGGCTTTGAGAgatgttttctgttgtttggtgggtgtgtctcttgtttattggctgtgtcccaggtgatacccaatcagcagggacgtgtctgtaaacccgtagtaataaaaaggcagagcacttcccatttcagttttttttttaaacgtgttgCTACGTTTTGTTGGGGCTGAACGTTGCCCTGATCCAATTTGGTAGTCAAAGGTCAAAGTTCAAGGCCACTGTGACCTCACAAAACAAGTGTTGGGCCATAATTCAAGAACTCATACACTTATGACAACATTTAACACAgattttaaaactaaaatagttaaataacCATGCCTGCAGTGTGACGATTATCATGTTCTCTTGTGGTTGCAGCACCTCACAGAGAGACCTGTCCCTTCCCTGATCACTTCAGTTATGTCCTCATCTTAAGGACTGTGTTCACCATAGTGATGgtggctctgctgctgctggtgggacTGCTGCACTCTGGGAAACTCAGAGTCAAACACAAATACCTGATACTCATGTGTAAATGTAAACGGTAGTTTGGACGTCAATGTAATGGAGCAGTGAACATCCCATCATGCTTTGGGTTGGAGAAAGCTGGCAGGTCGAAGAAGatgccatttaaaaaacaaacaccaagATTTTGATACATTTAATTTGCATGTTTACTTTGACCTTTGTTTCTTTGTGTCAATACTGTTAGACTTTCTCAGACAGAAAACAGATTAGAAACCACAGAGGTTCTGATGTAGTAGTAGAGTATTTTTAAAAGGCGAGCTGTCTGTTTTCTCAGTATGTGTtggtctgtgttttattttagacTGTACAGATGCTGCTGATAATTTGAGCCTCTCAGACACAAACCACATGAGAACATGTATGTCTGTAGAAGAGGCGTTCAGGAGCCTCTGTAGAAACAACACATTAACAGGGTCATAGAGTAGCTCAAACCACGGGCCACGGGTCATTAACAAGAGCAGAAAGCAGAAACTAATTCTGCCAccctattttgtttttgtgtgaagtGGTGGAaacttttacttgaatactttttttatgaatttaatCTTCCTTTAACATAAAGGAATAAGTAATAATGAAATCATTTAGTGGAATGTATGATGAACTTTAATTGACAAAACAATTTAGAACAGTGATTAATATTAACAACCGCCAGCTTCCGTCTTTTACTGTTTTGCttactatttaaaaaatatagaaataaaaatacaagGGGCGGCTAGCTAGCTCACCAAGTAAGAGCGTGCTTTGCAGCGTCCCgggttctctttctctccccctttcctgtctatccactatcactatcgaataaagggaaaagccccaaaaaataatcttataaaatacaaataatcatCTTAATTGTTAATTTCAGGAGATAGAATAAAAGAATGTACCAATATCACTCTGTAAAtccaaaattatattatatattcatatCAAGATGTATCTCACAGGACCAATTAAAGAACAACCTGGAAAGTATTTTTTTCCGAAAGGAAATAtcgacaaaaatgtaaaatgtatttctcattctctctttctctttctctctattaCAGAATAATGGAGGGAATAGGttgaaaatgtaaatacaaatgTTTGAAAGATTTGTCAGCacaactcatttaaaaaaagtaagagAATGTACAAATATCACTTCGTAAAtacaaaattatctttttttatattgtagaGTTTCACATTTGCTCTTGTTAAACCATCTGCTTTTTTACTGCATCACCTGCCTTTTTGTTTAGTCTTTTGTTTAGTTCTCCCAGTTGTTGGTTTAGCAGGAGTGAAATTGAGGGAGGATGATAGAAGAGAGAGTTACAAAATACTGTTACATTAAAATTGATTGTGTTTATACATTTTTGATTGTGATTTCTTCATCTGAAAACAAGAGAAATGGATTCTGGGGTAAACAGCAGGTCTTTATTTGAATTCGGAATATCCAAATGTACTGTCATACATGTCGTCAGGGTGCAATTTGCAAAAagtagagggggggggggggatgttttttgttaatgtacaacaacaaaaaacttacaaaaatgtaatccccctttcaataccatgAATATAGCGCCACTCAGCCggccatgccaaaacacatatttatcaacttcaatattcaatggaaaataatctcggAATTAAAAAGCACAATGTAGTGTCAACAGAGAACACAACGCTTTCAAAGTGGAGAGCAGAGTTCACTTTGCGac
It encodes the following:
- the LOC120572566 gene encoding low affinity immunoglobulin gamma Fc region receptor II-like, producing the protein MEVTALCFRLLMLEFTLLNSYTQKIDAAFLCITPNRLQLSQFDSVSFDCGGSDGSTKLRGIRNTEEFVPECDIKMPTGSTCTIERLYPADSGEYWCETEGVRSNTVNISVTAGSVILESPVLPLMEGETVTLRCRNKTSSTNLPADFYKDGRLMKSSSGEEMTIKNVSKSDEGLYKCSISGAGESPESWLAVGAPHRETCPFPDHFSYVLILRTVFTIVMVALLLLVGLLHSGKLRVKHKYLILMYCTDAADNLSLSDTNHMRTCMSVEEAFRSLCRNNTLTGS